GGCAGGCCAGCTCAGCTTGCCCTGCAACTTTGAAATCTTCTTGGAGGATTGCAGGCTGATCTTGTGGCGGATGCCGGCGATGGAACCCATCAGGTTCTGGATTTCCTTTTCGCTCTCCTTCTTCTTGACCCGCACTTCGGCAATCTGGCGTTCGTACTGCGTTCTCTTTTTTTCCAGTTCGGCCCTGGACGCCTTGATCTTGTTCAGCTGGGCCTCGGCCTGGGCCGCATTCTGATCGAGAACCGACTGCTGGTCGGCCACGATCTGGCTCTGACGCTCGATATCTTCCCGCAAGGCTTGGGCCTCGCCATACAGGGCCGTCAGCCAGGCCTCCCGGCGGTTGGCTTCTGCCCACCGCTCCGCAGAGGCAAAGCCTTCTTCCTTGGCTGTCAGATAGATGGGCCACAGCGTTCGCATCAACTCCTGTAGACGGCCGGTGGTCTTTTCCCGCTCCTTCAGCAGCGCATCAAGGCGCCTGGCGCCTTCGGCCTGCTCTTTTTTAAGAACGGCAAGTTCGTCTTCGAGCTTCTGGAGGGATGACGCCGCCTGCTTGACCGAACCTTCGAGCTTGGCCAGATCCTTGTGCAGGCTGCGCTCTTTTTCGGTCAGGCTCTGGATGGCTTTTTTGCGTTCGGCCAACTGTTTGTTCTTGGCGGCCATCTCTTCTTCCAGAGAGGCAAAGCCGAGCGTGGCCGTGAACACAAGACCGCCCAGGAGCATCAGGATGATCGCGAAAAAGCGCGGCTTGAGGCGGGATGACGGACGATTCATGGGTGAGGGATGATGCTTTTTCCCACGCAGGTCAAGGGGCTGAACTCTTCCAGAAACACCGCCAGGGGACAGCTCGCGCATTTTCCCGCCTTCTTTGCGCACCAATTCTTGCCCGTACGCACGATGAGGGCGTGGTATTCATTATATAAAGCCACATCCGGCGGCAGGACATCCATGAAAAAATCGCGCAGCTCCCCGTACCCGATGTCTTCGGGGATCAGCCCGTGCCTGCCCAGGATGCGCCGCGTATACGCGTCGACCACAAAGGACGGCAGGCCGAGCGCATAGAGCAGGATGGAATCAGCCGTCTCCGGACCAATGCCGGAAACCTCGAGCAGAGCCGGGCGCAGCCCTTCCACCGTCTCGCCGCGCAATCCATCCATGTCCAGATCGCATTTTTCGTGCAGGAAATTCAGAAAATTGCGCACCCGCACCGCCTTGACCCGAAAGGCCCCGGCCGGGCGAATGAGCGCCGCGACCTCATCGTCGTTCAACCGGGCGAGCGCCCCGGGTTCGAGCAGGCCGGATTCGCGCAGGTTGTGCATCGCTTTCTCCACGTTGGCCCAGGCCGTGTTTTGGGTCAAAATGGCGCCAAGCGCGATTTCAAAAGACGTGTCTCCCGGCCACCACCGGCTTGGGCCCAGCTCGGCCTGCATCGCACGGTAGTAGCCGAGCAGCACGGCTTCCCGGTTCATGTTCGAAAGACGAGCAGGGTCCATTCCCCGGAGTAGGTAATCTCGGGAGCCGCAAGCCCCTGCCCGACATAGGCCTGCACGACGCGGTCCGCCTGCTCGCGCAGGATGCCGGACAGGATGAGCACCCCCGGCCGGGCCAGACGGGCGCTGATGTCCTCGGCCATGTCGATGAGCGGATTGGCCAGGATGTTGGCCAGAATGCAATCAAAGCGCTGCTCCGCAGGGATGTCCGTGACGCTTCCGGTGGCGGTTTTGAAAGCGCCTTCCACCGCGTTCAGGGCCGCGTTTTCGCGGGCGTTGTCGATGGCCACGGGGTCGATGTCCAGGCCCTGGCCGACGAGCCCGAGCTTGACGGCGGCGATGCCCAGAATACCCGAGCCCGTGCCCAGATCAAGGAAGGACTGCCCCGCCGTCAGCACGCCCTCCGTCGCCAGGCGATCCAATGCCTCAAGGCACAGGGCCGTGGTCTGGTGGTGTCCCGTCCCGAAGGCCATCTTGGGCTCGATCAGAATGGGCTGGGCCGTGCAGGGCTCGTCCTTGAGCCAGGCAGGCAGAACCACGAACCGCGATCCGATGGGGATGGGCGTGAAGTATTTTTTCCAGGCGCTGGTCCAGTCCGCGTTGTCCACGCTGGCCCTTTCGAGCCGCACCTCGGGACACGCGGCCTGAAGCGCGGCCTCGGTCTCGGCGGACTGCTCCGGCCGATCGAAATGCACGGTCAGGTGGCGCAGGCCGTCCTTTGTGCCGCCGTCCTCCCAGCCCCACGGGGTGTGCAGAAACAGCAGTCCGATGACAAGATCCTCGTTTTCCGGGGCAAAGGCGAGGGCAAGGCGGGCGAGTTTGTTTGACATGTATGAACCTGACAACGGCATGACACCGCTGGAATTTGAAGTTTGAAAAAGGGCCCGCTTCAGACTGGAAAAGGGCCCGCGAACAAAAAAGGCAACGGCTAGCCTTTGGCCAGGATGGATTCCAAAGCCAAGCAGAATGCCTCAAGCTCCTCCTCGGTTATGACCAGCGGCGGCAGCAGACGCAGCACCGTGTCCTGGGTCAGGTTCAGGACAAAGCCCTGCCCGAGCAGTTCCTTCCAGACCTCGGCCCCGGGATGCGTCAATTCGATGCCGACCATCAGGCCATGCACCCGCACCTCGGCGATCTTCTCCGGAAACCTGCTCCTGAGCCCTTCCAGCCGCCCGCGCAGCCAGTCGCCCATGCGCGCGGCCCGGCCGCAGAGATCGTCGCGTTCGATGATCTCGATAACCTTGGACGCCACGGCAGAGATAAGCGCGTTGCCGCCGAAGGTCGTTCCATGGCTGCCCGGAGGAAATCCTTTGGAGACCTCTTCGGTGCACATGACCGCGCCCATGGGCAGGCCCCCGGCCAGGCCCTTGGCCACGGTGACGATATCCGGCTTGAGGCCCGCATGCTGGTGCGCCCAGAATTTTCCGGTCCGGCCCACGCCGGTCTGGATTTCATCGACAATCAGCAGCACGCCCTTGGCGGCGCAAAGCGCGGCCAGCCCACGGACGTAATCTTCGGGCAGGGGTTTGACCCCGCCCTCGCCCTGGATCATCTCGATCAGCACCGCCGCTGTCCGCTCGTTCATGGCCGCCTCCATGGCCTCCAGATCGGCAAAGGGCACGGTGATGAAACCCTCGGGCAGCGGCCCGAACCCAGTCTTGATCTTGTCCTGCCCCGTGGCCGTAAGGGTGGCCAGGGTCCGGCCATGGAAGGAACCGCTCAGGGTGATGATCTCGTAGCGCTCCTCGCCCCGGCCCTCGCGCATGTAGCGCCGGGCCAGCTTGATGGCACCCTCGTTGGCCTCGGCGCCGGAATTGCAGAAAAAGACCCGTTGCAGGTGCGAGGTGCCTAGCAGGCTTTTGGCCAGGGCGACCTGCTCTTCCTGATAGAAAAGATTGGAGACGTGGATGAGTTTGCCTGCCTGGGCGCGGATGACTTCAACCAGTTCGGGATGGGAATGTCCCAGATTGCATACTGCGATGCCCGCCAGAAGATCGGTGTAGACGCGCCCCTCGGGGGTGTAGAGCTTGGTCCCCTCGGCCCGGCTTACGGCCAGGGGATAACGTGCATAGGTCCGGCACAGGGCCGAGGCTTCGCCTTGTTTTATATCTTCGCTGTTCATGAAATT
This Desulfomicrobium apsheronum DNA region includes the following protein-coding sequences:
- a CDS encoding murein hydrolase activator EnvC family protein, whose product is MNRPSSRLKPRFFAIILMLLGGLVFTATLGFASLEEEMAAKNKQLAERKKAIQSLTEKERSLHKDLAKLEGSVKQAASSLQKLEDELAVLKKEQAEGARRLDALLKEREKTTGRLQELMRTLWPIYLTAKEEGFASAERWAEANRREAWLTALYGEAQALREDIERQSQIVADQQSVLDQNAAQAEAQLNKIKASRAELEKKRTQYERQIAEVRVKKKESEKEIQNLMGSIAGIRHKISLQSSKKISKLQGKLSWPAKGKRVVSFAPDGNPPSNGIGLALSAGTPVRSVSWGKVVHNDQLRGFGQVVIVFHGEDYYSLYAFLSDAPIPVGREVERGQQIGVCGFYPAAKGEGLYFELRYRQKVINPLKWLQSG
- a CDS encoding endonuclease III domain-containing protein, with the protein product MNREAVLLGYYRAMQAELGPSRWWPGDTSFEIALGAILTQNTAWANVEKAMHNLRESGLLEPGALARLNDDEVAALIRPAGAFRVKAVRVRNFLNFLHEKCDLDMDGLRGETVEGLRPALLEVSGIGPETADSILLYALGLPSFVVDAYTRRILGRHGLIPEDIGYGELRDFFMDVLPPDVALYNEYHALIVRTGKNWCAKKAGKCASCPLAVFLEEFSPLTCVGKSIIPHP
- the prmA gene encoding 50S ribosomal protein L11 methyltransferase, producing the protein MSNKLARLALAFAPENEDLVIGLLFLHTPWGWEDGGTKDGLRHLTVHFDRPEQSAETEAALQAACPEVRLERASVDNADWTSAWKKYFTPIPIGSRFVVLPAWLKDEPCTAQPILIEPKMAFGTGHHQTTALCLEALDRLATEGVLTAGQSFLDLGTGSGILGIAAVKLGLVGQGLDIDPVAIDNARENAALNAVEGAFKTATGSVTDIPAEQRFDCILANILANPLIDMAEDISARLARPGVLILSGILREQADRVVQAYVGQGLAAPEITYSGEWTLLVFRT
- a CDS encoding aspartate aminotransferase family protein, with protein sequence MNSEDIKQGEASALCRTYARYPLAVSRAEGTKLYTPEGRVYTDLLAGIAVCNLGHSHPELVEVIRAQAGKLIHVSNLFYQEEQVALAKSLLGTSHLQRVFFCNSGAEANEGAIKLARRYMREGRGEERYEIITLSGSFHGRTLATLTATGQDKIKTGFGPLPEGFITVPFADLEAMEAAMNERTAAVLIEMIQGEGGVKPLPEDYVRGLAALCAAKGVLLIVDEIQTGVGRTGKFWAHQHAGLKPDIVTVAKGLAGGLPMGAVMCTEEVSKGFPPGSHGTTFGGNALISAVASKVIEIIERDDLCGRAARMGDWLRGRLEGLRSRFPEKIAEVRVHGLMVGIELTHPGAEVWKELLGQGFVLNLTQDTVLRLLPPLVITEEELEAFCLALESILAKG